A portion of the Flavobacterium limnophilum genome contains these proteins:
- a CDS encoding glycosyltransferase family 2 protein — protein MIILYHNGKDVVEMANANALGVATVGGRSIAVVLFEIAQAHPKELLLWCHQDLKEQFNRQEIGNLFHHHKLLLSYNPSDTPFLGENIGYIDASLFIRANKQVPYASWQMSSAVGGIQAAVLLALNNAIPMDANFDYFLCSLAKLLMPKGLLCYSEPRLLKSHSKSVAPKTSSYTLFRFVKQHYRIRWVFLLLLNLFLYERKFPLLPFLFSFFHKNRNKINIDLEAIKVQSSRKVVDQATVDVIIPTIGRKDYLHAILEDLKAQTQLPANVIVVEQNPDEGSTSELDYLTTAAWPFAIKHTFTHQAGACNARNIALSQITSEWVFFADDDIRIGVDFIQKALEKINDFGAEAVSFKCLLKGQKQRNTTVFQWSSFGSGCSFALAEILKNCSFNRGYEFGFGEDGDFGMQLRHQGHDVLYLPEPEILHLKAPVGGFRTKPTLQWQNDDIQPKPSPTVMLYQLLHTTPAQTNSYKTTLFLKYYRLQKIKNPIRYYCTFQKQWARSVFWANKLKRQNEI, from the coding sequence ATGATAATTCTTTATCATAATGGCAAAGATGTTGTGGAAATGGCCAATGCCAATGCTTTAGGCGTGGCCACTGTTGGAGGTCGATCAATCGCTGTGGTTCTTTTTGAGATAGCCCAAGCACATCCCAAAGAGTTATTGTTGTGGTGTCATCAAGACTTGAAAGAGCAATTCAATAGACAGGAAATCGGGAATTTGTTTCATCACCATAAATTGCTGCTTTCTTATAATCCATCCGACACTCCATTTTTAGGCGAAAATATAGGCTACATAGATGCTTCCCTTTTTATTCGAGCCAATAAGCAAGTGCCTTATGCCAGTTGGCAAATGAGCAGTGCTGTAGGAGGAATTCAGGCAGCAGTGCTATTGGCTTTGAACAATGCCATTCCGATGGATGCCAATTTCGATTATTTTTTGTGTTCCTTGGCAAAACTATTGATGCCAAAAGGATTGTTGTGTTATTCGGAACCCCGACTTTTAAAATCCCATTCGAAAAGTGTTGCCCCCAAAACGAGTAGCTACACCTTGTTTCGTTTTGTAAAACAACATTACAGGATCCGTTGGGTTTTCTTGTTGCTGTTGAATTTATTTTTGTACGAACGAAAGTTTCCTCTTTTGCCTTTCCTTTTTTCCTTTTTCCATAAAAACAGGAACAAGATAAATATCGATTTGGAGGCCATCAAAGTGCAATCTTCTCGAAAAGTGGTGGATCAAGCGACTGTGGATGTCATTATTCCAACCATCGGGAGAAAGGACTATTTGCATGCCATTCTGGAAGATTTGAAGGCACAAACGCAGCTGCCGGCCAATGTTATTGTCGTAGAGCAAAATCCTGATGAAGGTAGTACTTCGGAATTGGATTATTTAACGACAGCAGCATGGCCATTTGCCATAAAGCATACTTTTACCCATCAAGCCGGTGCTTGCAATGCAAGGAATATTGCCTTGTCTCAAATAACCAGTGAATGGGTTTTCTTTGCGGATGATGATATCAGGATTGGGGTTGATTTCATCCAAAAAGCCTTGGAAAAGATTAATGATTTTGGCGCCGAAGCGGTTTCTTTTAAATGCCTTTTGAAAGGGCAAAAGCAAAGGAACACAACCGTTTTTCAATGGTCAAGTTTTGGCTCGGGCTGTAGTTTTGCATTGGCAGAAATCCTGAAGAATTGTTCCTTCAATAGGGGGTATGAATTTGGTTTTGGAGAAGACGGTGATTTTGGCATGCAATTGCGCCATCAGGGACATGATGTCCTGTATTTGCCCGAACCTGAAATACTGCATTTGAAGGCTCCCGTTGGAGGTTTTAGAACGAAACCCACCTTGCAATGGCAAAATGACGACATCCAACCCAAGCCGTCACCAACCGTAATGTTGTATCAATTGTTGCATACTACTCCAGCCCAGACCAACAGCTATAAAACCACCTTGTTCTTAAAGTATTACCGACTTCAAAAAATTAAAAACCCGATACGCTATTATTGTACTTTTCAAAAACAATGGGCGAGAAGCGTGTTTTGGGCTAATAAATTAAAAAGACAAAATGAAATTTAG
- a CDS encoding glycosyltransferase family 2 protein has product MKFSLIICTYMRPEPLLQLLQSVQGQTLYPDEILIIDGSTNQEAELVLKDNPFANLHYFSVPPEHRGLTKQRNYGIDRVGKEMEVVCFLDDDTILEKDYFEEVLTTFKENPSIWGVGGVAVNENSWTLAEPNKKYDSRRYYQWEGFVYKEGQRNVVRHYLGLSSHLGPGRMPEYSHGKTCGFPLTGKTYEVDLLMGMSFAFRKKVVDAIRFSPYFEGYGLYEDADFSIRALEFGKNAVNTKARLSHYHHPSGRPNQYQYGKMVVRNGWYVWRVKNPQPSLEAKLKWNFITLVLTMIRFSNTFTTAKRKQAFTEALGRTVGWWSLWGNKPK; this is encoded by the coding sequence ATGAAATTTAGTTTAATCATCTGCACCTATATGCGTCCTGAACCCTTGCTCCAATTGTTGCAATCGGTTCAAGGGCAAACTCTGTATCCCGATGAAATCCTGATAATTGACGGTTCGACCAATCAAGAAGCCGAATTGGTTTTAAAGGACAATCCATTCGCCAATCTGCATTATTTTTCCGTTCCGCCGGAACATCGTGGCTTGACCAAGCAAAGGAATTATGGTATTGACAGGGTGGGAAAGGAAATGGAAGTGGTTTGTTTTCTGGATGACGACACGATTTTGGAAAAGGACTATTTTGAAGAGGTCCTAACTACATTCAAAGAAAATCCAAGTATTTGGGGAGTGGGGGGCGTGGCTGTTAACGAGAACAGTTGGACTTTGGCCGAGCCGAACAAGAAATACGATTCCCGCCGTTATTATCAATGGGAAGGATTTGTTTACAAAGAAGGACAGCGCAACGTGGTTCGCCATTATTTGGGGCTGTCATCCCATTTGGGACCGGGACGAATGCCTGAGTATTCCCACGGCAAAACTTGCGGGTTTCCCTTGACTGGAAAGACTTATGAGGTGGATTTGTTGATGGGAATGTCGTTTGCTTTCCGAAAAAAGGTGGTGGATGCCATCCGGTTCTCCCCTTATTTTGAGGGCTATGGCTTGTATGAGGATGCCGATTTCAGCATTCGCGCCTTGGAGTTTGGAAAAAATGCCGTCAATACCAAGGCACGCTTAAGTCATTATCATCATCCCTCGGGCAGACCCAATCAATACCAATACGGCAAGATGGTGGTGCGAAACGGCTGGTACGTTTGGAGGGTCAAGAACCCACAACCTTCATTAGAAGCGAAACTAAAATGGAATTTCATTACCCTTGTATTGACCATGATCCGATTTTCGAATACCTTTACCACCGCCAAAAGAAAACAAGCCTTCACCGAAGCATTAGGACGAACCGTGGGTTGGTGGAGTTTGTGGGGGAATAAACCTAAATAA
- a CDS encoding class I SAM-dependent methyltransferase — MKDYIGNELELFKHAHNWKKYYAKFIEGYLKNDVLEVGAGIGETTHSLCDGTQNCWVCIEPDGQLTKEIEIKKENGYLPFFIEIITGTLDGMDANRKFDAIIYVDVMEHIENDAEELKKAANFLKPNGHIIILVPAHNYLFSKFDESIGHYRRYNKDMLAKAVPEGFQKVDLRYLDSIGLFASLANKWFLKQDYPKLKQIKFWDNYMIPISKIVDAITFYSMGKTVVGVWKKIQANE, encoded by the coding sequence ATGAAAGACTATATCGGAAATGAATTAGAGTTATTTAAACATGCCCATAATTGGAAAAAATACTACGCGAAATTTATAGAGGGATATTTAAAAAATGACGTTCTGGAAGTCGGTGCTGGAATTGGTGAAACAACACACTCATTGTGTGATGGAACCCAAAATTGTTGGGTTTGCATTGAACCCGATGGACAATTAACCAAAGAAATTGAGATAAAAAAAGAAAATGGCTACTTGCCTTTTTTTATTGAAATTATTACAGGCACTTTAGACGGAATGGATGCTAACAGAAAATTTGATGCCATAATTTATGTCGATGTTATGGAACATATTGAAAATGATGCAGAAGAGTTAAAAAAAGCAGCTAATTTTTTGAAACCCAATGGACATATAATTATTTTGGTTCCTGCCCATAATTATTTGTTCAGCAAATTTGATGAATCCATAGGACATTATAGAAGATACAATAAAGACATGCTTGCCAAAGCGGTTCCAGAGGGATTTCAAAAAGTAGATTTACGTTATTTGGATTCGATTGGATTATTTGCTTCTTTAGCCAACAAATGGTTTTTAAAACAAGATTATCCCAAATTAAAACAAATAAAATTTTGGGATAATTACATGATACCGATTTCTAAAATTGTTGATGCAATTACTTTTTATTCAATGGGTAAAACAGTAGTTGGGGTTTGGAAAAAAATACAGGCAAATGAATAG
- a CDS encoding glycosyltransferase gives MNRELKKIICVIPVYNDWESFSILVSTIEKTYCTPQKKIAIHIVAINDGSFEEKEDNMFTDEIPIEIINLKVNIGHQRAIAVGLQFVNDTKSNFDYVVVLDSDGEDKPEDLVYLVSKCEEEKDQKIIFAQRKKRQESFFFKIGYFFYKTFFYGLTGQKINFGNFSCIPKKLLKRVVVQDNLWNHYSGSIIQSKTPFGKVLLDRGIRYAGHSKMNFTSLILHGLSSISVYFDSLSVRILKLSLFGILVCFLSVLSVLYIKLFTESSIPGWASNLILIFFSIILQFSSVTLIVLLMQLSARKNIKTPSEGIYKEFIDSIQMSCKE, from the coding sequence ATGAATAGAGAATTAAAAAAAATTATTTGTGTAATTCCAGTTTATAATGACTGGGAAAGTTTCTCAATACTGGTAAGTACTATTGAGAAAACGTATTGTACACCACAAAAAAAAATCGCAATCCATATTGTTGCCATTAATGACGGCTCTTTTGAAGAAAAAGAAGATAATATGTTCACAGATGAAATTCCGATAGAAATAATAAATTTAAAAGTAAATATTGGGCATCAAAGAGCCATTGCGGTTGGATTGCAATTTGTTAATGATACTAAATCAAATTTTGACTATGTAGTGGTTTTAGATAGTGACGGTGAAGACAAACCCGAAGACTTGGTTTATTTGGTATCGAAATGTGAAGAAGAAAAGGACCAAAAAATTATTTTTGCACAAAGGAAAAAAAGGCAGGAATCGTTTTTTTTTAAAATAGGGTATTTCTTTTACAAAACCTTTTTTTATGGATTGACTGGACAAAAAATAAATTTTGGAAACTTTAGTTGTATTCCAAAAAAACTTTTAAAAAGAGTGGTAGTTCAGGATAATTTGTGGAACCATTATTCGGGAAGCATAATTCAATCCAAGACCCCATTTGGCAAAGTTTTATTGGATAGGGGAATACGATATGCAGGACATTCTAAAATGAATTTTACAAGTTTGATACTGCACGGTTTAAGTTCTATTTCTGTTTATTTTGACTCCTTGTCAGTTCGGATATTAAAACTTTCCTTATTCGGAATTTTAGTGTGTTTCCTGTCGGTTCTGTCTGTTTTGTACATTAAACTTTTTACGGAATCCTCTATTCCGGGTTGGGCATCTAATTTAATTTTAATCTTTTTTAGTATCATACTTCAGTTTTCATCGGTTACGCTGATTGTATTGTTGATGCAACTTAGCGCTAGAAAAAACATTAAAACTCCATCAGAAGGAATTTATAAAGAGTTTATAGACTCCATTCAAATGTCATGCAAAGAATAA
- a CDS encoding SDR family oxidoreductase, producing the protein MDFSAKMLRDDALKGKVIVVTGGGSGLGKAMTRYFMELGAKVAISSRDLEKLQNTAKELEAETGGTCLAVQCDVRHYDQVETMLQEVLKTYGKVDVLLNNAAGNFISPTERLSANAFDTVIDIVLKGSKNCTLAFGKHWIETKQTHSTVLNIVTTYAFTGSAYVVPSAAAKAGVLAMTRSLAVEWAKYGIRTNAIAPGPFPTKGAWDRLLPGDLAEKFDMAKKVPLGRVGNHQELANLAAYLVSDFSAYINGEVIVIDGGEWLKGAGEFNILEAIPEELWNQLELMIKAKKNR; encoded by the coding sequence ATGGATTTCTCGGCAAAAATGCTTCGTGATGACGCCCTAAAAGGCAAAGTAATTGTGGTTACCGGTGGCGGCAGCGGATTGGGCAAAGCCATGACCCGCTATTTTATGGAATTGGGCGCAAAAGTAGCCATCAGTTCCCGCGACTTGGAAAAACTCCAAAACACCGCCAAGGAACTGGAAGCAGAAACGGGCGGAACCTGCCTGGCAGTGCAATGCGACGTGCGCCATTATGACCAAGTAGAAACCATGTTGCAGGAGGTTTTGAAAACTTATGGAAAAGTAGACGTCTTGCTGAACAATGCCGCGGGCAATTTCATCTCGCCAACCGAAAGATTGTCCGCCAATGCTTTTGACACCGTGATTGACATCGTGCTGAAAGGTTCCAAAAACTGCACCCTCGCTTTCGGGAAGCACTGGATTGAAACCAAACAAACCCATTCGACTGTATTGAACATCGTGACCACTTATGCCTTCACGGGTTCAGCTTACGTGGTGCCGAGTGCTGCCGCCAAAGCAGGTGTTCTGGCCATGACCCGAAGTCTGGCCGTGGAATGGGCAAAATACGGAATTCGAACCAATGCCATTGCTCCGGGACCGTTTCCCACCAAAGGCGCTTGGGACAGATTGTTGCCCGGCGACTTGGCCGAGAAGTTTGACATGGCCAAAAAAGTACCTTTGGGACGTGTGGGAAACCATCAGGAATTGGCCAATCTTGCCGCCTATCTAGTCTCCGATTTTTCGGCCTACATCAATGGCGAAGTCATTGTCATCGACGGCGGCGAATGGCTGAAAGGTGCCGGTGAATTCAATATTCTGGAAGCCATTCCCGAAGAACTCTGGAACCAATTGGAACTGATGATCAAGGCGAAGAAGAATAGGTAG